One part of the Bacillus sp. FJAT-27916 genome encodes these proteins:
- the brnQ gene encoding branched-chain amino acid transport system II carrier protein, producing the protein MDQKLPISAYLIIGLMLFSLFFGGGNLIFPAYLGQLSGTHVWIAVAGFLVTGVGLPLLAIIAIGISGVDNVQPLAARVHPIYGVIYTLLLYLTIGPFFALPRTGTVSYEIGIAPFIGGDNQTIKLLIYTILFFGISLWLSLNPSKIVERIGKILSPLMLLFIAFIIIMSFVNPLGAQTMPQEGYDTAAFVNGFLQGYNTLDALGALAFGILIINAVKLYGQKSKKAIFTSVLKSGIIGVSLLALVYIFVAYIGSTSVTALGLADNGAPILSGASKHYMGQLGQIMLAFIIIIACLTTSVGLTSACAAYFYKLVPKFSYKTYAIVFTIFSVSVANVGLSNLITFSTPVLLFLYPITIVLILLVLADSIFKGRRIVYVCTMISTLIMSFVEGIHGFGISLGGLDQILSSYVPLYNVSMGWLTFALIGFISGCIIARMTAENPAEGTEISLTGETEM; encoded by the coding sequence ATGGATCAAAAACTTCCTATATCAGCTTACCTAATCATCGGGCTGATGCTATTTTCCTTATTTTTCGGCGGAGGAAACCTAATCTTTCCCGCCTATCTCGGACAATTATCCGGCACACATGTATGGATAGCCGTTGCTGGTTTCCTCGTTACAGGAGTGGGGCTTCCATTATTGGCCATCATAGCAATTGGCATCTCTGGCGTCGATAATGTACAGCCCCTTGCGGCAAGGGTTCACCCTATTTACGGCGTTATTTATACGTTATTGCTCTACTTAACAATCGGACCGTTCTTTGCACTACCAAGAACAGGTACTGTATCTTATGAAATTGGAATTGCCCCCTTTATTGGCGGTGACAATCAAACCATTAAACTATTGATTTATACGATTCTCTTTTTCGGTATTTCCTTATGGCTTTCATTGAATCCATCCAAAATCGTCGAACGAATCGGCAAAATCCTATCTCCATTAATGCTGCTTTTCATCGCGTTTATTATCATTATGTCTTTCGTAAACCCGCTCGGCGCACAAACAATGCCGCAAGAAGGCTATGATACGGCAGCCTTTGTAAATGGATTCCTGCAAGGATACAATACACTGGATGCGCTCGGCGCACTAGCGTTTGGCATTCTTATTATCAATGCCGTGAAATTATATGGGCAAAAATCAAAGAAAGCAATCTTCACATCTGTTCTTAAATCAGGGATTATCGGCGTTAGTTTATTAGCACTCGTCTATATCTTCGTTGCCTATATTGGTTCCACTTCGGTAACGGCACTTGGACTTGCTGATAACGGAGCTCCTATCCTTTCAGGAGCCTCCAAGCACTATATGGGACAGCTTGGTCAAATCATGCTTGCCTTCATCATTATCATTGCTTGTTTGACAACTAGCGTTGGTCTCACATCAGCCTGTGCCGCTTATTTCTATAAACTAGTGCCTAAGTTCAGCTATAAAACATATGCGATTGTCTTTACCATATTCTCGGTATCCGTTGCTAATGTGGGGTTATCGAATTTAATTACCTTCTCCACACCGGTATTATTGTTCTTGTATCCAATCACGATTGTGCTCATCTTGCTCGTGCTCGCTGATTCTATCTTCAAGGGGCGCCGCATAGTCTATGTATGCACAATGATTTCTACACTCATAATGAGCTTCGTGGAAGGTATTCACGGGTTCGGCATTTCCTTAGGAGGGCTGGACCAAATCCTCTCCAGCTATGTGCCGCTCTATAATGTATCCATGGGCTGGCTCACATTTGCACTAATCGGCTTCATTTCCGGCTGCATCATCGCAAGAATGACAGCTGAAAATCCAGCTGAAGGAACAGAAATCTCCCTTACCGGGGAAACAGAAATGTAA
- a CDS encoding GNAT family N-acetyltransferase, with the protein MEFKFLDFYIIKGDEIDLHLIKTVPGNKDKKWVPAYHFNISLSGSSEPIGKIDIRIGYNENLYYGGHIGYAVNEKYRGNHYAAKAALLLREVATAHKMEKLIITCNPDNIASRKTCEYVGANLLEIIDVPEHNDMYQRGEKEKCIYEWMLC; encoded by the coding sequence TTGGAATTTAAATTTTTGGACTTTTATATTATCAAAGGGGATGAAATTGATTTGCATCTCATAAAAACAGTACCAGGAAACAAGGATAAAAAATGGGTTCCAGCGTATCATTTCAATATTTCTTTAAGTGGTTCATCCGAACCTATTGGAAAAATAGATATTAGAATTGGATACAATGAAAATTTATATTATGGGGGTCATATTGGATATGCAGTTAATGAGAAATATAGAGGTAATCACTATGCTGCAAAAGCTGCATTGCTTTTAAGGGAAGTGGCGACTGCTCATAAAATGGAGAAACTGATTATTACCTGCAATCCAGATAACATCGCCTCAAGAAAAACCTGTGAATATGTCGGAGCTAATCTATTAGAAATCATTGATGTCCCAGAACACAACGATATGTATCAGCGAGGGGAAAAGGAAAAATGTATATATGAATGGATGTTATGCTAA
- a CDS encoding ABC transporter substrate-binding protein yields the protein MKKRWLGLTAAMAISMILTACGSDDTSSGDSKTFKVGISQYVEHPSLDEATKGFKKAIEDAGVEVKFDEQNAQGDATNNQTIATNFAGDGVDLIFANATPSALSAANATTDIPVVFTSVTDPVGAELVKDFEAPDKNVTGTTDSHPDAIPNTVKLMADMGYKKVGTVYNSGEQNSEVQVKQAEEEAGKNGLTLQKVSVATSAEVKQAAESLAGKVDAIMIVTDNTVVSALESVISVAEAEKIPLFVGELDSVERGGFAAYGFSYYDIGYQAGEQAVQILKDDKEVKDIPVEVPGDLKLVINKKAAEKMGVDVDSIKEEAEYIE from the coding sequence ATGAAGAAAAGATGGTTAGGACTTACCGCAGCAATGGCAATCTCAATGATCCTGACAGCTTGTGGATCAGATGACACATCATCTGGAGATAGTAAAACATTTAAGGTAGGTATTTCACAATATGTAGAGCATCCATCGTTGGATGAGGCGACTAAAGGATTTAAGAAGGCGATTGAGGATGCTGGTGTCGAGGTGAAGTTCGATGAACAGAATGCTCAAGGTGATGCGACAAACAACCAGACGATTGCGACTAATTTTGCGGGAGATGGAGTGGATTTAATTTTTGCCAACGCTACCCCTAGCGCGCTTTCTGCCGCAAATGCCACAACGGATATTCCGGTCGTGTTTACCTCTGTGACAGACCCTGTCGGTGCGGAGCTTGTGAAAGATTTCGAGGCGCCTGATAAGAATGTAACAGGTACAACAGATTCTCATCCAGATGCGATTCCGAATACAGTCAAGCTAATGGCGGATATGGGATATAAAAAAGTCGGCACCGTCTATAACTCTGGTGAGCAAAACTCAGAGGTACAGGTGAAGCAGGCGGAAGAAGAGGCTGGGAAGAATGGTCTGACCTTGCAGAAAGTATCTGTCGCTACATCTGCCGAGGTGAAGCAGGCAGCTGAATCGTTGGCAGGAAAAGTGGATGCCATTATGATTGTGACAGATAATACGGTTGTCTCTGCGCTGGAATCAGTTATTTCTGTTGCAGAAGCGGAAAAAATTCCTCTCTTTGTCGGTGAGCTTGATTCTGTAGAAAGAGGCGGATTTGCAGCCTATGGGTTCAGCTACTATGATATCGGCTACCAAGCAGGAGAACAGGCTGTGCAAATTCTAAAGGATGATAAAGAAGTGAAGGATATCCCTGTGGAGGTACCGGGAGATCTTAAGCTGGTAATCAATAAGAAGGCAGCTGAAAAAATGGGAGTCGATGTCGACAGTATTAAGGAAGAAGCGGAATATATTGAATAG
- a CDS encoding carbohydrate ABC transporter permease: MQPETITAEVKKPNVKKRRGWKIHLLPIPALVIYGLFIVYPLLAALTYSFFDWEGIKQGAFIGLGNYKDLFTLEPFRGMFWNAFGHNVLYFVIQMIIQNGVAFVLALILYQKIRGMEFFKIAYFLPRLLSVIVVGFLWKLILNPNFGALNILLGKFGLESLQKAWLGDPDTALIAIILVNCWFGVGFAVLIFLAGLQAIPHELIEAARLDGARGLTLIRKIMLPLMVPSLMIMTVLTFIQSFEAFELVYAMQGSQGEPYRSTDTLAVYFYRLAFGGGSGDSTAVGLGSALAVVLFIFIASITAVLLKVINRKQIDM; this comes from the coding sequence ATGCAGCCGGAAACGATTACAGCTGAAGTGAAGAAACCAAACGTGAAGAAGCGCAGGGGATGGAAGATTCATCTCCTGCCTATTCCCGCCCTTGTCATCTATGGATTATTCATCGTTTATCCCCTTTTAGCCGCGCTGACTTACAGTTTTTTTGACTGGGAGGGAATTAAGCAAGGGGCATTTATTGGACTGGGGAATTACAAGGATTTATTTACACTTGAGCCATTTCGAGGCATGTTCTGGAATGCCTTTGGCCATAACGTTCTTTATTTCGTGATTCAAATGATTATTCAAAATGGCGTTGCCTTTGTACTGGCGCTCATTCTTTATCAAAAGATACGGGGAATGGAATTCTTTAAGATTGCCTATTTCCTGCCAAGATTATTATCAGTTATCGTGGTCGGCTTTCTTTGGAAGCTGATTTTGAATCCCAATTTCGGTGCCCTGAACATTTTATTAGGTAAATTCGGCCTGGAATCCCTGCAGAAGGCATGGCTTGGCGATCCGGATACAGCCTTGATTGCGATTATCTTAGTGAATTGCTGGTTTGGTGTCGGATTTGCCGTCCTTATTTTCCTTGCAGGTCTGCAAGCCATACCGCATGAACTGATTGAGGCGGCTAGGCTTGACGGGGCAAGGGGGTTGACTCTTATACGGAAGATTATGCTTCCATTAATGGTCCCTTCCTTGATGATCATGACCGTTCTGACCTTTATTCAATCCTTTGAGGCCTTTGAGCTTGTCTATGCGATGCAAGGCTCTCAAGGAGAACCATATCGTTCAACAGATACGCTGGCAGTTTATTTCTACCGGCTGGCCTTTGGAGGCGGAAGCGGAGATTCAACAGCTGTAGGTCTTGGATCAGCACTTGCTGTTGTGCTTTTTATCTTTATTGCGTCCATCACAGCGGTGTTATTGAAGGTCATTAATCGAAAGCAAATTGATATGTAG
- a CDS encoding carbohydrate ABC transporter permease produces the protein MKATIWTRPFYYIIAFLFASISLYPIILMVLSSFKPSAEIFMNPLSWPEQFSLDTYRTLLERIPFMTYFYNSVFTSVVSVLLIVITTSLAAFYIARYTFWWNNLLFFFFLMGMMIPIKLGIVPLFLLMKDLGLTNSLWSLIFMYTAQGIPLSILILTGFFRTMPIELEEAARIDGASDLRILWNVLLPIMRPALATVVIINFIQAWNDFFFPLIFISDEMKKTIPVGMLSLFGEYSADWGSLFAGLTLSSLPMIVLFFIASKQFMEGMTAGAVK, from the coding sequence ATGAAAGCAACGATTTGGACTCGCCCGTTTTATTATATTATCGCATTCTTGTTTGCCTCCATCAGCTTGTATCCCATTATCCTGATGGTTCTGTCGTCCTTTAAGCCGAGTGCGGAAATATTCATGAACCCGCTCTCCTGGCCGGAGCAATTCAGCCTTGATACATACCGAACCTTGCTTGAGCGCATTCCATTCATGACGTATTTCTATAATAGTGTGTTTACGAGTGTGGTCTCCGTTCTTCTCATTGTTATCACAACCTCTTTAGCCGCTTTTTATATCGCACGGTATACATTTTGGTGGAATAATCTGCTCTTCTTCTTCTTTTTGATGGGGATGATGATTCCCATCAAGCTTGGGATTGTGCCGCTATTTCTATTAATGAAGGATTTAGGCTTAACCAACTCCCTATGGTCCTTGATTTTTATGTACACAGCACAGGGTATTCCTTTATCCATTCTAATATTGACCGGTTTCTTTCGGACGATGCCGATAGAGCTCGAGGAAGCGGCGCGGATTGACGGTGCCAGCGATTTGAGAATTCTCTGGAATGTTTTATTGCCTATCATGCGTCCAGCCCTTGCGACTGTCGTTATCATTAATTTCATCCAGGCATGGAATGATTTCTTCTTCCCGCTGATTTTTATTTCAGATGAGATGAAGAAGACTATCCCGGTCGGCATGCTGTCGCTCTTCGGTGAGTATTCCGCTGATTGGGGCTCCTTATTTGCAGGGCTGACGCTTTCCTCCCTGCCGATGATTGTCCTCTTCTTCATTGCGTCAAAACAATTCATGGAGGGAATGACTGCTGGTGCCGTTAAATAA
- a CDS encoding N-acetylglucosamine kinase yields MPLNKEIILAIDGGGTKTDLAAGEGNGRIDFLVSGPSTNLKSRPENTVKADLYRMLDSLFLESDYSKEAITAISVAAAGGDRLEDQVRWREWFLDYGIKPRDITVMNDCLAPLTAATKRKEGLVLIAGTGSIAYYFKKDGRAIRAGGWGYLLGDEGSGYDIGNRALRRVLESHDGRRKGGEALCASVLTHFGLEGPMELITYVYEANYPREAIAGLGRKVIELAEAGNDDALAIMAEAIQELERLLSAIYAADAKSRNGSLVISGGLFQSIFFRQAFESSIRKAGHQQAVILSHYPPVIGTYMCALLEKMDHISDEIEENIAKSWQAAKTIKIDGGLVDE; encoded by the coding sequence GTGCCGTTAAATAAGGAAATCATTCTCGCAATTGATGGCGGAGGGACGAAAACGGATTTGGCGGCAGGTGAAGGAAACGGCCGAATCGACTTTCTTGTTAGCGGTCCCTCGACTAATCTGAAATCCCGACCCGAAAACACGGTGAAGGCTGATCTCTATCGAATGCTGGACTCTTTGTTTCTGGAATCTGATTATTCAAAGGAAGCGATTACGGCAATCAGCGTAGCGGCCGCCGGCGGAGACAGACTGGAGGACCAGGTCAGATGGAGGGAGTGGTTCCTTGACTATGGAATCAAGCCAAGGGACATTACGGTCATGAATGATTGCCTCGCTCCTCTCACGGCAGCTACGAAGAGGAAGGAAGGATTGGTGTTAATCGCCGGTACCGGATCCATCGCTTATTATTTCAAAAAAGATGGCAGAGCTATCCGAGCAGGCGGATGGGGATATTTATTAGGGGATGAGGGAAGCGGCTATGATATAGGCAATAGGGCCTTACGTCGTGTGCTTGAGTCTCATGATGGAAGAAGAAAAGGCGGCGAGGCATTATGTGCTTCCGTATTAACGCATTTCGGATTGGAAGGTCCGATGGAGCTTATCACGTATGTATATGAAGCAAATTATCCGAGGGAGGCCATCGCTGGGCTTGGAAGAAAAGTCATTGAATTAGCGGAGGCGGGAAATGATGACGCCTTAGCCATTATGGCTGAAGCGATTCAGGAGCTGGAAAGGCTGCTGTCAGCCATTTATGCAGCTGATGCGAAAAGCCGGAACGGTTCACTCGTCATCTCAGGAGGGTTGTTTCAGTCAATCTTCTTCCGGCAGGCTTTTGAATCATCCATCCGAAAGGCCGGGCATCAACAGGCTGTCATTCTCTCACATTACCCACCAGTTATTGGAACTTATATGTGTGCACTGCTTGAGAAGATGGACCATATTTCAGACGAGATTGAGGAGAATATCGCGAAATCCTGGCAAGCTGCCAAGACAATAAAAATAGATGGAGGCCTGGTTGATGAATGA
- a CDS encoding ABC transporter substrate-binding protein, whose protein sequence is MKRMGKAWLAGIMLCSAMVATACSQDKETANGKKEDAVTLTIGSWRTEDTEGYKKVIEAFEKKNPDIQVEFKPSKNTEYNTILNTALKSGEGPDIIHLRPYAPGIALADAGYLEPLDDISGLDTFTDEALTASKGSDGKQYGVPINMSTTQVFYNKKIFKELKLEEPKTWDEFIELNEKIKDGGYVPLALGTKEGWLLSLTHGIFGPAVYGGTEFVDKIQKGETNFTSKEFVQSVKAMDELKKYFPDNYEGVGMEDMRTMFFTEQAAMFPLGSWEIEVVRGMNPDLDFGYFPMPQQNGGEPAVTAWVDGSYAVNANSKHKEAAKKFVEFMTTKEFGELFTNEFKMISAIPGITSEDELVNSLGKAITESSTPYMMVIHFAEGNPTTKATFETELQGMYLGDQTPEEVAKKVQESAKSWYKPFQ, encoded by the coding sequence ATGAAGAGGATGGGGAAGGCGTGGCTGGCAGGTATTATGTTGTGTTCAGCCATGGTCGCGACAGCTTGTTCACAGGATAAGGAAACGGCCAATGGGAAGAAGGAAGATGCGGTTACCTTGACGATTGGAAGCTGGAGAACAGAGGACACAGAAGGCTACAAAAAAGTCATTGAAGCATTTGAAAAGAAAAATCCAGATATTCAAGTAGAGTTTAAGCCATCGAAGAATACGGAGTATAACACAATCTTGAATACGGCACTCAAAAGCGGGGAAGGTCCTGATATCATTCATTTACGTCCATATGCTCCAGGAATTGCGCTTGCAGATGCCGGCTATTTAGAGCCGCTTGATGATATAAGTGGACTCGATACATTTACAGATGAAGCACTTACTGCCTCAAAGGGGTCGGATGGGAAGCAATATGGTGTACCAATCAATATGAGTACCACACAGGTCTTCTATAACAAGAAGATTTTCAAAGAATTAAAGCTTGAGGAACCTAAGACATGGGATGAGTTCATTGAGTTGAATGAAAAGATAAAAGATGGAGGTTATGTTCCTTTAGCCCTGGGAACTAAGGAAGGTTGGCTGTTATCACTCACTCATGGCATCTTCGGTCCAGCAGTATATGGCGGGACAGAATTTGTTGATAAGATTCAAAAGGGAGAGACCAACTTTACGAGCAAGGAGTTTGTTCAATCCGTCAAAGCTATGGATGAATTGAAGAAATATTTCCCTGATAACTATGAAGGGGTTGGCATGGAGGATATGAGAACGATGTTCTTCACGGAACAAGCAGCGATGTTCCCGCTCGGAAGCTGGGAGATTGAAGTTGTACGCGGAATGAACCCGGATCTTGATTTTGGCTACTTCCCGATGCCTCAGCAAAACGGAGGAGAACCGGCTGTAACAGCATGGGTTGATGGCTCGTATGCGGTGAATGCCAATTCCAAGCACAAAGAGGCAGCAAAGAAATTCGTGGAGTTTATGACGACGAAGGAATTTGGGGAATTGTTTACGAATGAATTTAAAATGATTAGTGCCATCCCGGGCATCACCTCAGAGGATGAGCTCGTGAACAGTCTTGGGAAGGCGATTACAGAAAGCTCTACTCCTTATATGATGGTCATTCACTTCGCGGAAGGGAATCCAACCACAAAGGCCACTTTTGAAACTGAGCTGCAGGGAATGTATCTTGGCGATCAAACACCTGAGGAAGTAGCGAAGAAAGTGCAGGAAAGTGCGAAGAGTTGGTATAAACCGTTTCAATAA
- the murQ gene encoding N-acetylmuramic acid 6-phosphate etherase, whose translation MNEGKRQMITEMRNENSEGLHLFSTMEIIELMNREDKTVAYAVEKALPQIKAAIDAAVTRLENGGRLYYIGAGTSGRLGVLDASECPPTFGVPAELVNGIIAGGEMAVRIPVENAEDNSEEGRMIVKELLVKEDVLVGIASSGRTPYVLGALEQANTIGCQTIGLACNLQTELSKTADIMIEIPVGPEIITGSTRLKAGTAQKMVLNMISTAVMIKLGKVYGNLMVNVQATNDKLRMRSVSIIQDITGAEEALAKKMNEEAKGNTRAAILMILYKLSYEQACSELRKHDDHFPRAMKALENRRV comes from the coding sequence ATGAATGAGGGAAAACGGCAAATGATCACGGAGATGAGAAACGAAAACTCAGAAGGTCTCCACCTGTTCTCAACGATGGAAATCATCGAATTGATGAATCGGGAGGATAAGACGGTTGCTTATGCGGTTGAAAAAGCGCTCCCGCAAATAAAAGCTGCCATCGATGCGGCTGTCACCCGCCTCGAAAACGGAGGCAGACTTTATTATATAGGAGCCGGAACTAGCGGGAGGCTCGGTGTACTTGATGCATCTGAGTGTCCTCCGACCTTTGGAGTCCCCGCTGAATTAGTCAATGGAATCATTGCCGGCGGCGAGATGGCCGTTCGAATCCCTGTTGAGAATGCTGAAGATAACAGTGAGGAAGGACGAATGATTGTCAAAGAATTACTGGTGAAGGAGGATGTTCTTGTCGGTATCGCTTCGAGCGGCAGAACTCCGTATGTACTTGGCGCCCTTGAACAGGCTAATACTATTGGCTGCCAGACAATCGGGCTTGCCTGCAATCTTCAGACAGAGCTATCCAAGACAGCTGACATCATGATTGAGATTCCTGTCGGTCCGGAAATAATCACTGGATCAACAAGGCTGAAGGCCGGGACCGCCCAGAAGATGGTTCTGAATATGATTTCAACCGCCGTGATGATTAAACTGGGAAAGGTATACGGGAATCTAATGGTGAATGTGCAAGCGACGAATGATAAGCTGCGCATGAGATCCGTATCTATCATTCAAGATATCACAGGAGCAGAAGAAGCCCTCGCCAAGAAGATGAACGAGGAGGCAAAGGGAAACACACGAGCTGCCATCCTGATGATTCTTTACAAGCTTTCCTACGAGCAGGCTTGTTCGGAGCTAAGAAAGCATGACGATCATTTTCCACGGGCCATGAAGGCATTGGAGAACCGGCGTGTATGA
- a CDS encoding ABC transporter permease, whose product MFTSVFGSVEAGIIYSLMALGVYLSFRILDFPDLTVDGSFVTGAAVAAVAISNGINPFLATGMAMIAGFMAGMTTGLLHTKGRINPLLSGILMMIALYSINLRILGKPNVPLSSEEKVFTVFRSWFESLGIDEGMSSFLNAISLSGFIPSTWSILLPMAVFVLIIKILLDAFLRTEIGLAIRGTGDNEQMVRSFSVHTDWTKMIGLGLANGLVALSGAFIAQYNGFADVGMGIGMIVIGLASVIIGEAIFGARSVVRATLAVIGGAIVYRLVVAFALKVEFLEAGDMKLITAIMVIVALLIPKWVDSYKKYRQKRSRLKQAAAMGIQTGTTGKGGEQLAATKPDQ is encoded by the coding sequence GTGTTTACATCTGTTTTTGGGTCGGTTGAGGCCGGCATTATCTATAGTTTAATGGCTCTAGGGGTCTACTTATCTTTCAGGATATTAGATTTTCCTGATCTTACGGTTGATGGAAGTTTTGTAACAGGGGCAGCGGTCGCTGCCGTCGCAATCAGCAATGGGATAAATCCATTTTTGGCAACCGGTATGGCGATGATTGCCGGATTCATGGCTGGAATGACAACAGGATTGCTTCATACAAAAGGAAGAATTAACCCGTTATTATCAGGGATTTTAATGATGATTGCCTTGTATTCGATTAATTTACGGATTCTAGGCAAGCCGAATGTCCCTTTATCATCAGAAGAAAAGGTATTTACCGTCTTTCGTTCGTGGTTTGAGTCACTAGGCATAGATGAAGGGATGAGCTCATTCCTTAATGCCATCAGTCTATCAGGATTCATTCCCTCCACTTGGTCCATTCTCTTGCCGATGGCTGTCTTTGTTCTCATAATTAAGATTCTGCTGGACGCTTTCTTGAGAACGGAAATAGGCCTTGCCATTCGCGGAACCGGAGATAATGAACAAATGGTCAGAAGCTTCTCTGTTCATACGGATTGGACAAAGATGATTGGACTTGGTCTCGCAAATGGTCTTGTTGCTTTATCAGGCGCATTTATCGCCCAGTATAATGGTTTTGCTGATGTCGGGATGGGGATTGGCATGATTGTAATAGGCCTTGCCTCCGTTATCATTGGGGAGGCCATCTTTGGCGCTAGATCGGTTGTGAGAGCTACGTTGGCTGTTATCGGCGGGGCAATTGTGTATCGTCTTGTGGTGGCGTTTGCTTTGAAGGTTGAATTCCTCGAAGCGGGTGATATGAAGCTGATTACCGCTATTATGGTCATTGTAGCGCTTCTAATTCCTAAATGGGTTGACTCGTATAAGAAATACCGCCAGAAACGAAGCCGATTGAAACAGGCTGCTGCCATGGGCATCCAAACGGGAACAACTGGAAAGGGAGGCGAGCAGCTTGCTGCAACTAAACCAGATCAATAA
- a CDS encoding fatty acid--CoA ligase family protein codes for MNLSTQLHETAAKFTSKPAFIFMDHETSYAEFDHAVTQFADGLQSLGIKQGDNVALLLGNSPHFIIGLYGLFRLGATAIPVNPTYTPDEISYILKNGDVKAVITLDLLIPMFEKMDRMLPSIEHYIICPSEAVERPIPEDLLISGKMKSFTKIFALGSGTFIEPKTEDEDTAIILYTSGTTGKPKGAMLSYRNLYSNARDVADYLGINENDRVITVLPMFHVFCLTVSLNAPLLNGGTLVIIPKFSPKDVFHAAKKYEITLFAGVPTMFNYLLQYPEGNTEDFRSLRFCISGGSAMPVALLKNFEEKFNVIVSEGYGLSEASPVTCFNPIDRPRKPGSIGKSIIHVENKVVNELGEEVPAGQVGELIVKGPNVMKGYYKLPEETAAAIKDGWLYTGDLARMDDEGYFYIVDRKKDMVIVGGFNVYPREVEEVLFAHPDIAEVAVIGAPDPNLGEVIRCFVVSKKPSLTEEEVIDYCKERLAKYKVPKSIDFMEELPKNTTGKILRRALKNAVLQQS; via the coding sequence ATGAATTTATCAACTCAACTTCATGAAACGGCAGCCAAGTTTACGTCAAAACCAGCATTTATTTTTATGGATCATGAAACAAGCTATGCAGAATTTGACCATGCAGTGACACAGTTTGCTGACGGGTTGCAAAGCCTTGGCATCAAACAAGGGGATAATGTGGCATTGCTATTAGGAAACTCACCTCATTTCATCATTGGATTATATGGTTTATTCAGATTAGGGGCGACCGCCATCCCGGTAAATCCAACGTATACCCCAGATGAGATTTCTTACATATTGAAGAATGGAGACGTAAAGGCAGTTATCACGCTCGATCTCCTCATTCCAATGTTTGAGAAGATGGACCGGATGCTGCCTAGTATCGAACACTATATCATTTGTCCATCCGAGGCAGTAGAACGTCCAATACCGGAAGACCTCTTAATCAGCGGAAAAATGAAATCGTTTACAAAGATATTTGCCTTAGGAAGCGGTACATTCATAGAGCCGAAGACTGAGGACGAGGATACGGCCATTATCCTGTATACCTCCGGGACAACGGGGAAGCCGAAGGGCGCAATGCTTTCTTATAGAAACTTATACAGCAATGCACGGGATGTGGCGGATTATTTAGGTATTAATGAGAATGATCGCGTGATCACCGTATTGCCCATGTTCCATGTGTTTTGTTTGACTGTCTCTTTAAATGCACCTTTACTGAATGGGGGGACGCTTGTCATCATTCCTAAATTCAGTCCAAAGGATGTCTTTCACGCGGCGAAGAAATATGAAATTACCCTGTTTGCGGGTGTGCCGACGATGTTCAATTATTTGCTTCAATATCCTGAAGGCAATACAGAAGACTTTCGTTCATTGCGTTTCTGTATTTCCGGCGGTTCGGCCATGCCGGTTGCCCTGTTAAAGAATTTCGAAGAAAAGTTCAATGTCATCGTGTCAGAAGGATATGGCTTGTCAGAGGCTTCTCCGGTTACTTGCTTTAATCCGATTGACCGGCCGAGAAAGCCGGGCTCTATTGGAAAGTCCATTATTCATGTCGAAAATAAAGTCGTCAATGAGCTTGGTGAGGAAGTGCCGGCTGGGCAGGTAGGAGAGTTAATCGTTAAGGGGCCGAATGTCATGAAGGGTTACTATAAGCTACCGGAGGAAACAGCTGCTGCAATCAAGGATGGCTGGCTTTATACAGGAGATCTTGCCCGTATGGATGATGAGGGGTACTTCTATATTGTTGACCGCAAAAAAGATATGGTCATTGTCGGCGGATTTAATGTTTATCCGAGGGAAGTGGAGGAAGTGCTTTTTGCCCATCCTGACATTGCTGAGGTTGCCGTTATTGGTGCACCAGACCCCAATTTAGGTGAGGTCATTCGCTGCTTCGTCGTTTCGAAAAAGCCCTCCTTGACCGAAGAAGAGGTAATCGATTATTGTAAAGAACGATTGGCGAAATATAAGGTGCCAAAATCAATTGATTTCATGGAAGAGCTTCCAAAGAATACAACAGGAAAGATTTTGAGAAGGGCACTAAAAAATGCCGTTCTTCAACAATCCTGA